Proteins encoded by one window of Aphis gossypii isolate Hap1 chromosome X, ASM2018417v2, whole genome shotgun sequence:
- the LOC126552384 gene encoding uncharacterized protein LOC126552384 produces MKRHPNISVRTSEHVTAASACISEQDIKKWFEGIKQYLKEEGSYDILSDPTRIFNGDETGFSLCPKTKAVLAPKGCKDVYEVSVGNSKENLTVMFVFSAAGVMCYLMVVYNYKRIPQNILSSVPSNWGIGLSDSGWMKSETFYEFIANIFHPFLVQNNIKLPVILFVDGHKSHLTYQLSTLCSDLQIILVALYPNSTRILQPADVAAFRPLKEGWKRGVFEWRKQNCSMAAVTKMSVVTIQVLLVFIKIQDCVLDVDIV; encoded by the coding sequence ATGAAGCGTCATCCAAATATATCTGTCAGGACAAGTGAACATGTGACAGCTGCAAGTGCCTGTATTAGTGaacaagatataaaaaaatggtttgaAGGTATTAAACAGTATTTAAAAGAAGAAGGTTCGTATGATATATTGAGTGATCCAACAAGAATTTTTAATGGTGATGAAACGGGGTTTTCCTTGTGTCCCAAAACAAAAGCAGTTTTAGCTCCTAAGGGTTGTAAAGATGTTTATGAAGTCTCAGTAGggaattcaaaagaaaatttgACCGTCATGTTTGTATTTAGTGCAGCTGGAGTGATGTGTTATCTGATGGTTGTGTACAATTACAAAAGAAttcctcaaaatattttgagctcAGTACCGTCTAACTGGGGAATTGGTCTGTCTGACAGTGGTTGGATGAAATCAGAAACGTTTTATGAGTttattgcaaatatttttcatcctTTTTTAGTACAGAATAACATAAAACTAcctgtaattttatttgttgatgGACATAAAAGTCATCTCACATATCAACTTAGTACACTTTGTTCTgacttacaaattattttagttgccCTATACCCTAATTCGACTAGGATATTACAACCAGCCGATGTAGCTGCTTTTCGCCCACTCAAAGAAGGTTGGAAAAGAGGAGTATTTGAGTGGAGGAAACAAAATTGTTCAATGGCGGCTGTAACTAAA